Proteins from a single region of Strix aluco isolate bStrAlu1 chromosome 5, bStrAlu1.hap1, whole genome shotgun sequence:
- the UBE2N gene encoding ubiquitin-conjugating enzyme E2 N, which produces MAGLPRRIIKETQRLLAEPVPGIKAEPDESNARYFHVVIAGPQDSPFEGGTFKLELFLPEEYPMAAPKVRFMTKIYHPNVDKLGRICLDILKDKWSPALQIRTVLLSIQALLSAPNPDDPLANDVAEQWKTNEAQAIETARAWTRLYAMNNI; this is translated from the exons GAAACCCAGCGCTTGCTGGCAGAGCCAGTCCCTGGGATAAAAGCAGAGCCAGATGAAAGCAACGCACGTTATTTTCACGTGGTCATTGCAGGTCCACAGGATTCCCCCTTTGAGGGTGGGACATTTAAACTTGAACTATTCCTTCCAGAAGAATATCCAATGGCAGCTCCTAAAGTACGTTTCATGACCAAAATTTATCATCCTAATGTAGACAAGCTGGGAAGAATATGTTTAGATATTTTGAAAG ATAAATGGTCCCCAGCTTTGCAGATTCGTACAGTTCTGCTATCAATCCAGGCTTTGTTAAGCGCTCCCAATCCAGATGATCCACTAGCAAATGATGTAGCTGAGCAATGGAAGACCAATGAAGCCCAAGCCATAGAAACAG CCAGAGCATGGACTAGGCTATATGCCATGAATAATATTTAA
- the NUDT4 gene encoding diphosphoinositol polyphosphate phosphohydrolase 2 isoform X5 → MLQVLLVSSSRYPDQWIVPGGGMEPEEEPGGAAVREVYEEETKGKFDCTSETAVHLKLPTVNDLQAGVKGKLGRLLGIFEQNQDRKHRTYVYVLTVTEILEDWEDSVNIGRKREWFKVEDAIKVLQCHKPVHAEYLEKLKLSCSPTNGNSVVPPLPDNNSLYVTSAQTSGLPSTVR, encoded by the exons GTGCTGTTGGTAAGCAGTAGCCGATACCCAGATCAGTGGATTGTACCAGGTGGAGGAATGGAACCAGAAGAAGAGCCAGGGGGAGCAGCCGTCAGAGAGGTGTATGAAGAg GAAACAAAAGGCAAGTTTGATTGCACATCTGAGACTGCAGTGCATCTGAAGCTGCCAACAGTGAATGACCTCCAG GCTGGAGTAAAGGGAAAGCTAGGCAGACTGCTTGGGATATTTGAG CAGAACCAGGATCGGAAGCATAGGACATATGTTTATGTTCTTACTGTGACGGAAATACTGGAAGACTGGGAGGATTCAGTTAATATAG gaaggaaaagagaatggtTTAAAGTAGAAGATGCAATCAAGGTCCTTCAGTGTCACAAGCCTGTTCATGCGGAGTACTTGGAAAAACTGAAACTGAGCTGTTCGCCCACTAATGGAAACTCTGTGGTTCCCCCTCTTCCAGATAATAACTCCTTATATGTCACTTCTGCACAGACTTCTGGGTTGCCCTCTACTGTGAGATAA